A stretch of the Porites lutea chromosome 12, jaPorLute2.1, whole genome shotgun sequence genome encodes the following:
- the LOC140921567 gene encoding histamine H2 receptor-like → MSPLNSSSTFREEMDVVNCNFQAVIPFPHTMSARLTAFVTCIISAIGLTTAVSCNTLFILAFARTRELRTYANLFLVSLSFTDLLVGSVVEPLYITRQSLALTGIDNCEVWVAYLTMALLCTGASFLNLTLISCERYVAIFSPLNYMRLVTKARVLSIIGGVWLAWITLTCMRFAGIPNRFVYLICFAVIGSCYAITGFIYFFIFREARRHHRRIVTEQQNYDPLAPGVARETKLAKTMAYIFGALLICYTPGMVILLIRTIKGDSPELLYSFYPWAENLIFLNSSLNPMIYCWRNREIRRVVFCFLSPLTSKLFKNREGSLMNKANCQEGRSKTPKTEHATFAIRVGPQNSKETINDLEVLSICSKD, encoded by the coding sequence ATGTCCCCCCTTAACAGTTCTTCCACATTTAGAGAAGAAATGGATGTGGTCAATTGCAATTTTCAAGCTGTGATTCCTTTCCCACACACCATGTCAGCCCGGCTGACGGCATTTGTTACCTGTATTATCAGTGCAATAGGCTTGACAACTGCTGTTTCGTGCAATACATTATTTATCTTGGCCTTTGCAAGAACGCGCGAACTCCGAACCTACGCGAATCTGTTTCTAGTCAGTCTGTCATTTACAGATTTATTGGTTGGTAGTGTGGTGGAACCGCTGTATATCACACGGCAATCTCTTGCTTTAACCGGGATTGATAACTGTGAAGTCTGGGTTGCATATCTCACAATGGCTTTATTGTGTACGGGCGCGTCTTTTCTTAACCTTACTTTGATAAGCTGCGAAAGATACGTTGCAATCTTCTCTCCGTTAAACTATATGAGACTGGTGACAAAAGCTCGCGTTTTAAGCATTATCGGTGGTGTGTGGTTAGCTTGGATCACTCTAACTTGTATGCGCTTCGCTGGAATACCAAACCGTTTTGTGTATCTGATATGCTTTGCTGTGATTGGATCATGTTATGCTATTACAGGATTTATCTACTTCTTCATATTTCGCGAAGCAAGGAGGCATCATCGGCGAATTGTTACAGAACAGCAAAACTATGACCCTCTTGCTCCTGGTGTAGCACGCGAGACCAAACTTGCAAAGACCATGGCGTACATATTCGGAGCTCTGTTAATTTGCTACACACCAGGAATGGTTATTCTTCTTATTCGCACGATCAAAGGTGATTCACCTGAATTACTATACAGTTTCTACCCCTGGGCTGAAAATCTGATTTTTCTAAACAGTTCCCTGAATCCAATGATTTACTGTTGGCGTAATCGAGAAATACGGCgcgttgttttctgttttttaagtCCGTTGACAAGTAAATTATTTAAGAATCGTGAAGGGTCTTTGATGAATAAGGCTAATTGTCAAGAAGGAAGATCGAAAACTCCAAAAACTGAACATGCAACATTTGCGATCAGGGTAGGGCCTCAAAACTCTAAGGAAACGATCAACGACCTTGAAGTGCTATCCATCTGCTCTAAAGATTAA
- the LOC140921695 gene encoding beta-1 adrenergic receptor-like, giving the protein MSTLNSSSTFREEMDVVNCNFQAVIPFPHTMSAWLTAVVTCIISAIGLTTAVSCNTLFILAFARTRELRTYANLFLVSLSFTDLLVGSVVEPLYITRQSLALTGIDNCEVWVAYLTMALLCTGASFLNLTLISCERYVAIFSPLNYMRLVTKARVLSVIGGVWLAWITLTCMRFAGIPNRFVYLICFAVIGSCYAITGFIYFFIFREARRHHRRIITEQQNYDPLAPGVARETKLAKTMACIFGALLICYTPGMVILLIRTIKGDSPELLYSFYPWAENLIFLNSSLNPMIYCWRNREIRRVVFRFLSPLTSKLFKNREASLMNMADDQNERTKTLKTEYATFATRARTQNVSETIRDFEIMSVYSKE; this is encoded by the coding sequence ATGTCTACCCTTAATAGTTCTTCCACTTTTAGAGAAGAAATGGATGTGGTCAATTGCAATTTTCAAGCTGTGATTCCTTTCCCACACACCATGTCAGCCTGGCTGACGGCAGTTGTTACCTGTATTATCAGTGCAATAGGCTTGACAACTGCTGTTTCGTGCAATACGTTATTTATCTTGGCCTTTGCAAGAACGCGTGAACTCCGAACCTACGCGAATCTGTTTCTAGTCAGTCTGTCATTTACAGATTTATTGGTTGGTAGTGTGGTAGAACCGCTGTATATCACACGGCAATCTCTTGCTTTAACCGGGATTGATAACTGTGAAGTCTGGGTTGCATATCTCACAATGGCTTTATTGTGTACGGGCGCGTCTTTTCTTAACCTTACTTTGATAAGCTGCGAAAGATACGTTGCAATCTTCTCTCCGTTAAACTATATGAGACTGGTGACAAAAGCTCGCGTTTTGAGCGTTATAGGTGGTGTGTGGTTAGCTTGGATCACTCTAACTTGTATGCGCTTCGCTGGAATACCAAACCGTTTTGTGTATCTGATATGCTTTGCTGTGATTGGATCATGTTATGCTATTACAGGATTTATCTACTTCTTCATATTTCGCGAAGCAAGGAGGCATCATCGGCGAATTATTACAGAACAGCAAAACTATGACCCTCTTGCTCCTGGTGTTGCACGCGAAACTAAACTTGCAAAGACCATGGCGTGCATATTCGGAGCTCTGTTAATTTGCTACACACCAGGAATGGTTATTCTTCTTATTCGCACGATCAAAGGTGATTCACCTGAATTACTATACAGTTTCTACCCCTGGGCTGAAAATCTGATTTTTCTAAACAGTTCCCTGAATCCAATGATTTACTGTTGGCGTAATCGAGAAATACGGCGCGTTGTTTTCCGTTTTTTAAGTCCGTTGACAAGTAAATTATTTAAGAATCGCGAAGCGTCTTTGATGAATATGGCTGATGACCAGAATGAAAGGACAAAAACTCTAAAAACCGAATATGCAACGTTTGCGACCAGAGCAAGGACGCAGAATGTCTCTGAAACAATCAGGGACTTCGAAATAATGTCTGTTTATTCTAAAGAGTAA